A stretch of DNA from Carettochelys insculpta isolate YL-2023 chromosome 18, ASM3395843v1, whole genome shotgun sequence:
CGGCAGGTAAAATCCCCTTGTAGGTCGTGGATCACTATGAAAACCCTAGGAACGTGGGCTCCCTTGACAAGAGCGCGAAGAACGTTGGCACCGGCTTAGTGGGCGCACCCGCGTGTGGGGACGTGATGAAGCTACAGGTGAGTTTTCAAATAAACGAGGGGGAAGAGGGTCGCTGCTTTCTCGGCGTGCTGAGAGTCGCTCGCCCCTTGCCGGAGGGATGTGGTGCTAGCCGAGCAGCTTTACAACATGGGAACGTGTGGAATACGAGTGTGTTAGTCTTAAATGAGAGCCACCTAACCGTAAGGTTCTGATTTAATAgtattgacagagggcccctttgCTGGTGAAGGGTATCTTTCTCGCTGATGTATCTGATAACGCCTTGCAAATGTTCGTGCTTTCCtctgatttctctttttttttttttccccccattgttTTTGTGAGTTCATAACACAAACATAAagcaagggaaagaaaagaaaatattctgGTAAAGTCAGTGAGAATAGCAGGATTCAGGGGCAGGTGCCAGACCTGCAGACTGCTTTTAACTCACCTTTTGCAACAAAGTAGACTTCAGGTGGACTGTGCCCACTAAAGATTACCAGTAACTGCAGGCTTAAGCCATTAGTAAAATGACTTTCTATTTCTAGAACTAAAATATAAATACTTTACAAAATTCCTTGCTGCTATCGTGGACACCATTGTGAAGGGAACCTTGCCCTGACTTCTGTGTGACTAGGCTCAAATTAAACCATTTTCTAGTTGAGTCTTCAGTTATTAGTACAAGGGTATGATATAACTAAATCATTGTAATTGAAACTCTTGCAGGTTGAAGTagataaaaatggaaaaattattgATGCAAGATTCAAAACATTTGGCTGTGGATCAGCTATTGCTTCAAGCTCACTGGCCACGGAATGGATTAAAGGAAAAACGGTAAAACTGACTTCACATCTATGAAAGTCCATATTCCACAAGAGCTGGCAGCACTCCCATAGGTTGTTAGTAACCTACCCCAGTGGAGTCCACTATTAAAACAAGAATAActgcacttgtggttgtcatccttgcaCATTCGCCTCCCAAGCCAGGCTTTTGCACTGTCAGTGAATATAGCGAAATAATTCTTCCTATATTTCTCCCAGTACCCCCATCCTGAAGACCAGTCCTCAAAATGCCTCAGATGATTGGATGATTGGTCACAAGCAGCCAAAATCCTGTATTAAAAGGTTTCTAAATTTCAGGTTGACGAAGCCTTGAAGATCAGAAATACTGATATTGCTAAAGAACTATGCCTTCCTCCTGTTAAACTACACTGTTCTAGTAAGTCATGAGTTAAATACAGATTGTTTACATGCTGAACTGTGCAAAAAATTAAACCCTGTATTGTCTGACCTGGCCAGAAACAACATGGTAAAATTTACTGCAGCATAATGCTAGAGTTCTTATTGAGATTTCTACATATTGTATTTGCAGAAGACTTACATGGGTGCGTCTCTTTTGAGTCTGCCATAAGTTCTCCCCAATGAAGTGCCTAATTCTACTAACCTCTCTTTAAAGGTGACCTACAAAAGAAATAGATCAGAGTTTGGCTGTTTTGGGatgtagaatcataaaatactactTCAATGGGGTAATTCAAAGAAATTCCTTTGTAGTTGTTCCTGGCGTGCTGATCATGCCGTTGACACCAGCTTTCTTGCTGTAGGGGGGTCCCTaccaccttgtcctgctgggccaggtcgTCTGATCTCCtccagacaaggcacagagttgtgGTTACTGCACCCCTGCAGAGCAGTGCggacactgtttaaccacagctctgggttaGACGGGACAAATGAATATTTGCAGTTGTTGACTTGATCACTAAGCCGTCCAGGTTCTGAGGCATCGGTCATTACcatcattagcacatttagaattataaacagctccgcccttcatatttctaactttatgTACAAGAATGGTACAGgcaaaaaaaatatatacacattGAGCTGTAAAATTGATATGTTAcgtgacctgttttgcataataAGAGAgagagccttgttagtctgtattctaacaaaacaaaacagcagtcatgtggcactttaaagactaacaatgatttattaggtgatgagcttttgtgggacagacccgcttcttcagatatgttttgcataaagcatctttgaggtATGCGTCTTTacaagccagttttcataaagtGGGGGTGAGAGACAGGacaactggaactggaagggaccttgagagatcatcaagtcccaTCGCCTGTACTCATGGCAGGCTCAAGCACCGTTTTCGTTAAGCCCTGGCAGATGTTTATttaaactgcttttaaaaatctccactgatggggattctacaaccttcctaggcaatttattccagtggttaagtaccctgacagttaggaattttttcctgatgtccaacctaaacctctcatgtcacaatttaagcccatttcttcttgtcctatcaccagagattaaggagaataatttctgtccctgctcctgtacttgaaagctgcatgTGCCCTCATAATCTTCtattttctagactaaacaaacccaattatttcagtAATACTGAaataggccatgttttctagacctttaatcgcttttgttgctcttctcttgaccttcATGAGTTTATCCACATatccccagcactggacacagtgCTTTGGTTGAgtcctaatcagcgcagagtagagcagaagaattacatcTCGCATTTTCCTTACAACACTCTGTTAATACATCCTACAAGGTTTGCtgcttttgcaacagtgtcacactgacaTACATTTAGTTTATGATCCACTGTGACCCTTtgttccctttctgcaatactctttCCTAGATagttcccccccaacccccccatatAAGCCCTTGATTTAAATTGTCTAACTGTCCAataatttgaagaagtgggtcttacccacgaaagctcataacctaataaatgtgttagtttttaaggtgctacaggactgcttgttatttcccattttgtacatggGAAACTGATTTGTTCGTCCTTAAGTCAACTACTCGgtacttgtccttactgaatttcatcctgcttacctcacaccatttcctCCCATCTGTCCAGATAATTATAACCCTGTTCTCCAAAGCATTTATaagccctcccagcttggtatcatccacttCTGTGCCATTAATaatgttggcagtttttcaagctgtcttcaattgtttttcctgaaTGAAGACCTGAAAGACGTCCTGCTTACATTTTTACGTTAGAAGTCAGATCTTTCATCTAGAAGAGACTATGGCGACTAGAGAATTAGTGACATGACACACAAGTCAAAAAAGTGAAAGCTGAGTGTTTTGCCATAAGGAAATTCTTGTCTGACCAGTTTTCCTTTCTCCAAAATATTAGTCAAGAGGCAGTATCCCTTCCCCTTCAACATAGGTGCATGTTCAGAAATTAATGATGATGAGAGCTGATGTTTCCGATGCTAGTAAAGTGAAGCAGAAACCCCTCTTAAAGAAGAATCCTCCTTGCTTGCAGAAGATGGCATAGGCCCAACGTTAAAAAAAATTTCTTTGTGGGCTCCCTTGAAAAGAACGTAACACACATTAAGCATGTTGAACGAGTTAGATGTGCAGTTCGTTCTCAGAGAGTGGCAAGAAAGGGTTCCCTAATATTTCCATTAACTCCTTGGAGATAATTAAGAGCACCCTCTCAAGTAAGGAATATTGCCGGTAAGAACAGGGCAGGCTTTGCTATTGAAATGCTCATCCCGTGTCTCAGTTGTGACTTGCAAGAAGCATTAACCTTCTCTGTTTCAGCCACTATATTTGCTGCATACTCTTGGTGTACCCAACAAACACTAATCTTTGGGTGGTCtttggctattttgaagtttgatCATTTTTACCCCCTATTGACATACAAGTTTCAGAGcactccctcttttccttttcagtGCTTGCTGAAGATGCAATCAAAGCTGCCCTGGCAGACTACAAGCTGAAACAAGATCCTAAGaaagaagaggcagagaagaaagtaGCCGAAGCCTAAAACTAATGTTTGAGACTGTAAAGGTTGCTCAGTCGTTCCACTTACAGTTACAGTGCAATTACTTTTAGATGGTAGAATCAGTGTAGTACTAAATGAAGCTGTACAACACGCACATAAGATACGCACAAGGTTTCACTGTTCCAGGTGTATTAAACCACTGTCGTGGTGCTCAAATTACTGGAACTTTTTTGAGCTTATTTCAGCACAGACTACTGTTCTATCTTGATTTCATCATTAAGTGTATGGGAGAGGGAGACAGTTAGTGTTCTGGTGTGACATTTGAGTTCTCAGCAACGAAAAACCTGAAGTTTCAAATGTTGGAAGGGCTGAATTTCATAGAGTAAAATATATAGTTTTGCCTGAACTTTTGTATAGAAAAGGGTTATATTGGAAAGTGTTCTGCCTCAGTCTGAATGTTTGTTTTATGCAGGAAACTGCAGATCACTTTTATTGCATATGCTGTACAGAATATATTAAATAATCTATGGTCATTCTGTTGGGTATCATTGTGTTGGAAATCCATTTCGCTGTTCGGGGCATTCATATCCAGTTACCCTGCAGTTTGCTTCATAGCATTGCAAAACGTAGGAAATATCTCTCTAGAGACTACTTTAAAAATATGCCCATTTCATCCATTGCCATTTACCAACCCA
This window harbors:
- the ISCU gene encoding iron-sulfur cluster assembly enzyme ISCU; this translates as MAALRVTGGRAAAALLRPGLAGPSAAYHKKVVDHYENPRNVGSLDKSAKNVGTGLVGAPACGDVMKLQVEVDKNGKIIDARFKTFGCGSAIASSSLATEWIKGKTVDEALKIRNTDIAKELCLPPVKLHCSMLAEDAIKAALADYKLKQDPKKEEAEKKVAEA